The proteins below come from a single Polynucleobacter sp. MWH-UH23A genomic window:
- a CDS encoding twin transmembrane helix small protein, with amino-acid sequence MKWIIPIVLLMIVFSLGSALYYMMKDRGNSSRMVHSLMLRIGLSIALFLGILLAHYFGVIEATGIKVGTN; translated from the coding sequence ATGAAGTGGATTATTCCAATTGTCCTACTAATGATTGTTTTTAGCCTAGGATCAGCTTTGTATTACATGATGAAAGATCGTGGCAATAGCTCTCGAATGGTTCACTCACTGATGCTACGTATTGGCTTATCAATTGCCCTATTCCTGGGAATTTTGCTGGCCCATTACTTTGGGGTAATCGAGGCAACGGGAATCAAAGTGGGAACCAACTAA
- a CDS encoding SURF1 family protein gives MNRKNSLFDALVVKRVVATVSALLVVAIGCGAGIWQVGRAHGKIALAANLLARQQMPILNANTHSWTLEEASERRMIARGKYIPEAAVWLDNRPQPVPAGGAGAAAQAGFYVMMPFLLEGRDEVLWVNRGWAPRNHENREILPSIETPVGTLNIEGIVFAHPGKVYALGSEDLNVDINKPRIVQNFDLVREGQLHGWLQTPFILRLEETGVADGLVREWVPLTTGVDRHYAYAFQWFALAFAGFVFWLAGGLRQYWRQSAAHGD, from the coding sequence TTGAATCGTAAAAACAGTCTCTTCGATGCCTTGGTAGTAAAGCGTGTAGTTGCTACTGTATCAGCCTTATTGGTGGTTGCTATTGGTTGTGGGGCTGGAATTTGGCAGGTTGGCAGGGCACACGGGAAGATTGCTTTGGCTGCCAATTTGTTGGCCCGTCAGCAGATGCCGATATTGAATGCAAATACTCATTCGTGGACTTTAGAAGAGGCCAGTGAGCGTCGCATGATTGCTCGCGGTAAATATATTCCTGAGGCTGCTGTTTGGCTAGACAATCGTCCGCAACCTGTTCCCGCGGGTGGTGCTGGAGCGGCTGCACAAGCCGGCTTCTATGTAATGATGCCTTTTCTGCTGGAGGGTCGTGATGAGGTGCTTTGGGTCAATCGAGGTTGGGCACCACGTAATCACGAGAATCGAGAGATATTGCCAAGCATTGAGACTCCCGTCGGGACCTTGAATATTGAGGGTATCGTTTTTGCTCATCCCGGAAAGGTGTATGCATTAGGTTCCGAGGATCTAAATGTGGATATAAATAAACCCCGTATTGTGCAAAATTTTGATTTAGTGCGAGAAGGCCAACTTCATGGCTGGTTACAAACACCCTTTATTTTGCGTTTAGAGGAAACTGGGGTTGCTGATGGTCTAGTCCGAGAATGGGTCCCTCTGACAACTGGGGTTGATCGCCATTATGCTTATGCCTTCCAGTGGTTTGCATTAGCATTTGCGGGCTTTGTATTTTGGTTAGCTGGCGGTTTGCGTCAATATTGGCGACAAAGTGCAGCACATGGGGATTGA